A genomic segment from Nocardiopsis sp. Huas11 encodes:
- the narH gene encoding nitrate reductase subunit beta: protein MTDGDARGGQRPIGRVMAQVAMVMNLDKCIGCHTCSVTCKQAWTNRGGMEYAWFNNVETRPGLGYPRTYQDQDRWKGGWVRTPRGRLVPRAGGRLRRLATIFANPVMPSIQDYYEPWTYDYDTLLNAPLGDDFPVATPHSALTGKPMEVTWSANWDDDLGGGPELAGRDPIVRRLGERVRFSFEETFMFYLPRICEHCLNPSCVATCPSGALYKREEDGIVLVDQDRCRGWRMCVTGCPYKKIYFNHKTGKAEKCTFCYPRVEVGMPTICSETCVGRLRYLGVVLYDVDRVGDAAAVEDEKDLLQAQLDVFLDPSDPAVRAAARRDGIPDRWVESAARSPVYALAKRFGVALPLHPEYRTLPMVWYVPPLSPVVDALASTGHDGEDSGNLFGAIDTLRIPVEYLAELFCAGDSEPVTRVLRRLAAMRSHMRRINLGQERDDSIAADVGMTGREIEDMYRLLAIAKYDDRYVIPTAYGVDEADRGVIDEVRCGLDFDGGPGMGGMGGTTGGAPFGESSGRPGEASVETFHALRDRQTSDGRAARPGRVNLLNWDGNGRPDGLFPPRTTDDGDADTGTRKGERG, encoded by the coding sequence ATGGAGTACGCCTGGTTCAACAACGTCGAGACCAGGCCCGGCCTCGGCTACCCGCGCACCTACCAGGACCAGGACCGGTGGAAGGGCGGTTGGGTCCGTACGCCGCGGGGGCGGCTGGTGCCCCGCGCGGGCGGGCGGCTGCGCCGGCTGGCGACCATCTTCGCCAACCCCGTCATGCCCTCCATCCAGGACTACTACGAGCCCTGGACCTACGACTACGACACCCTGCTCAACGCGCCCCTGGGCGACGACTTCCCCGTCGCCACCCCGCACTCCGCGCTCACCGGGAAGCCGATGGAGGTCACCTGGAGTGCCAACTGGGACGACGACCTGGGCGGGGGACCGGAGCTCGCGGGACGGGACCCGATCGTGCGCAGACTCGGTGAGCGGGTGCGGTTCTCCTTCGAGGAGACCTTCATGTTCTACCTGCCGCGCATCTGCGAGCACTGCCTCAACCCGAGCTGTGTGGCCACCTGCCCGAGCGGCGCGCTGTACAAGCGCGAGGAGGACGGCATCGTCCTGGTGGACCAGGACCGCTGCCGGGGCTGGCGCATGTGCGTCACGGGCTGCCCCTACAAGAAGATCTACTTCAACCACAAGACCGGCAAGGCCGAGAAGTGCACGTTCTGCTACCCGAGGGTGGAGGTGGGCATGCCCACCATCTGCTCGGAGACGTGCGTGGGCCGGCTGCGCTACCTCGGCGTCGTGCTCTACGACGTGGACCGGGTCGGCGACGCGGCCGCGGTCGAGGACGAGAAGGACCTCCTCCAGGCGCAGCTGGACGTGTTCCTGGACCCGTCCGACCCGGCCGTGCGCGCCGCCGCCCGGCGCGACGGCATCCCCGACCGGTGGGTGGAGTCGGCGGCCAGGTCCCCGGTGTACGCGCTGGCCAAGCGCTTCGGGGTCGCGCTGCCGCTGCATCCGGAGTACCGCACCCTGCCGATGGTCTGGTACGTCCCACCGCTGTCGCCGGTGGTGGACGCGCTGGCCTCGACCGGCCACGACGGCGAGGACTCCGGCAACCTCTTCGGCGCCATCGACACCCTGCGGATCCCCGTCGAGTACCTGGCCGAGCTGTTCTGCGCGGGCGACTCCGAGCCGGTCACGCGGGTGCTGCGGCGGCTGGCCGCGATGCGCTCCCACATGCGCCGGATCAACCTGGGCCAGGAGCGCGACGACTCCATCGCCGCCGACGTCGGCATGACCGGACGCGAGATCGAGGACATGTACCGGCTCCTCGCCATCGCCAAGTACGACGACCGCTACGTGATCCCCACCGCCTACGGAGTCGACGAGGCCGACCGCGGCGTCATCGACGAGGTCCGGTGCGGCCTGGACTTCGACGGCGGACCGGGCATGGGCGGTATGGGCGGCACGACCGGGGGAGCGCCCTTCGGGGAGTCCTCCGGACGGCCGGGCGAGGCGTCCGTGGAGACGTTCCACGCGTTGCGCGACCGGCAGACCAGCGACGGGAGGGCGGCGCGGCCGGGCCGCGTCAACCTCCTCAACTGGGACGGCAACGGGCGGCCCGACGGACTGTTCCCGCCCCGCACGACCGACGACGGCGACGCGGACACCGGAACCCGGAAGGGGGAGCGAGGATGA
- the narJ gene encoding nitrate reductase molybdenum cofactor assembly chaperone, with the protein MSDTTTSSTEGTDAGGERGRGSGAARTPTGRAARRAHRTAVTRQAASVLLGYPDERFFDRLPLVARAVAGIPRGAVREALDEFCEYATTTPELELCEHYVDVFDLRRRRTLHLTYYTDGDTRRRGHALAEVAGVYTRAGWRVSANELPDHLSVVLEFAARGDAAAGEELLARFRPGLEMLGTALHAHGTVYARVVDAVRLTLPSPRRGDREAARRLAAQGPPAEAVGLEPYGVGVPLPLTDVTGRGGGGGGGER; encoded by the coding sequence ATGAGCGACACCACCACCAGTAGCACCGAGGGCACCGACGCCGGAGGCGAGCGAGGCAGGGGCTCCGGCGCCGCGCGGACGCCCACCGGACGCGCCGCTCGGCGCGCGCACCGCACCGCGGTGACGCGCCAGGCCGCCTCGGTCCTGCTGGGCTACCCGGACGAGCGCTTCTTCGACCGGCTGCCGCTGGTGGCCCGCGCGGTCGCCGGGATCCCGCGCGGCGCCGTGCGCGAGGCCCTCGACGAGTTCTGCGAGTACGCGACCACCACGCCCGAACTGGAGCTGTGCGAGCACTACGTGGACGTCTTCGACCTCCGCCGGCGCAGGACCCTGCACCTGACCTACTACACCGACGGCGACACGCGGCGGCGCGGCCACGCGCTGGCCGAGGTCGCCGGGGTCTACACCCGGGCGGGCTGGCGGGTGAGCGCCAACGAGCTCCCCGACCACCTGTCCGTGGTCCTGGAGTTCGCGGCCAGGGGCGACGCCGCCGCGGGGGAGGAGCTGCTGGCGCGGTTCCGGCCCGGTCTGGAGATGCTGGGCACCGCCCTGCACGCCCACGGAACCGTCTACGCGCGCGTGGTCGACGCGGTCCGGCTCACCCTGCCGTCGCCGCGGCGGGGCGACCGCGAGGCCGCCCGCCGGCTGGCCGCCCAGGGGCCGCCCGCCGAGGCCGTGGGCCTGGAGCCGTACGGCGTCGGCGTCCCGCTCCCGCTGACCGACGTGACGGGGCGCGGCGGGGGCGGCGGGGGCGGTGAGCGGTGA